From one Nocardioides scoriae genomic stretch:
- a CDS encoding ATP-binding cassette domain-containing protein, which yields MPEPLLELRGVNKSFGPVQVLHDVNFKVYPGQVTALVGDNGAGKSTLVKTIAGIYRADSGEFLFDGKPVSIHSPKDASALGLEVVYQDLALCDNLDIVQNMFLGREARTGGLMLDELGMEERARETLASLSVRTVKSVRQSVSSLSGGQRQTVAIAKAVLWNSKVVLLDEPTAALGVAQTRQVLDLVRRLADAGLGVVLISHNMVDVLEVSDRITALFLGRVAADIPAAETNHSQIVELITAGRSGNVGIPAATAAESA from the coding sequence ATGCCAGAACCACTGCTCGAGCTGCGTGGAGTCAACAAGAGCTTCGGACCCGTCCAGGTCCTCCACGACGTCAACTTCAAGGTCTACCCCGGCCAGGTCACCGCCCTCGTGGGCGACAACGGCGCCGGCAAGTCGACGCTGGTCAAGACCATCGCCGGCATCTACCGCGCCGACTCCGGCGAGTTCCTCTTCGACGGCAAGCCCGTCAGCATCCACAGCCCCAAGGACGCCTCGGCCCTCGGCCTCGAGGTCGTCTACCAGGACCTCGCGCTGTGCGACAACCTCGACATCGTCCAGAACATGTTCCTCGGTCGCGAGGCCCGCACCGGTGGCCTCATGCTCGACGAGCTCGGCATGGAGGAGCGGGCCCGCGAGACCCTCGCGTCGCTGTCGGTGCGCACCGTCAAGTCCGTGCGCCAGAGCGTCTCCTCGCTCTCCGGCGGCCAGCGCCAGACCGTGGCCATCGCCAAGGCGGTGCTGTGGAACTCCAAGGTGGTGCTGCTCGACGAGCCCACCGCCGCCCTCGGCGTCGCCCAGACCCGCCAGGTCCTCGACCTGGTGCGCCGGCTCGCCGACGCCGGTCTCGGCGTGGTGCTGATCTCGCACAACATGGTCGACGTCCTCGAGGTCTCTGACCGCATCACCGCGCTGTTCCTGGGGCGCGTCGCGGCCGACATCCCGGCCGCCGAGACCAACCACAGCCAGATCGTCGAGCTCATCACGGCCGGCCGCTCGGGCAACGTCGGAATCCCCGCCGCCACCGCGGCCGAGTCGGCCTGA
- a CDS encoding ROK family protein: MAATRRRGTGTNQEAVRRHNLATLLGHVHHSGGVSRAQLTERMGLNRSTIGDLVRELDELAVVSQSVPEAGLHPRAGAGRPSLDVNPDPDSVFVLAVQLGVDSMDVARVGLGGGVLERISRPTPSDRDPEVVVDVVVEMLRQLLRSAEPGSRLVGIAAAVPGVVNDATGLVRFAPNLGWSDVSFSPLLASRIGLRVPVRLGNDAELGALAEHIRGAGRHKSHLIFLSCDVGVGGGVIVEGLPMRGASGYAGEVGHQRFDNGGARCRCGNTGCWETEIGSHAVAAAVGCPDDEIDRLPEYLQPGTRVPPELRRLGRSLGVGLGGLVNVFNPEVVILGGVLRWVFPLVRDDVLDALDAWALEAPAREAQIVLPWLGGDSVIVGAAELAFTDLLADPVGVLARAEGALSTVMGA, encoded by the coding sequence GTGGCCGCCACGAGGCGGCGCGGGACGGGCACCAACCAGGAGGCTGTGCGACGGCACAACCTGGCCACGCTCCTCGGGCACGTGCACCACTCCGGTGGTGTCTCCCGCGCCCAGCTCACCGAGCGGATGGGGCTCAACCGCTCCACCATCGGTGACCTGGTGCGCGAGCTGGACGAGCTCGCGGTCGTCAGCCAGTCGGTGCCGGAGGCGGGGCTACACCCCCGCGCCGGCGCCGGCCGCCCCTCCCTCGACGTCAACCCCGACCCGGACTCCGTCTTCGTCCTCGCCGTCCAGCTGGGCGTCGACTCGATGGACGTCGCCCGGGTCGGGCTCGGCGGCGGCGTGCTGGAGCGGATCTCGCGCCCGACCCCGTCGGACCGCGACCCGGAGGTCGTGGTCGACGTGGTCGTGGAGATGCTGCGCCAGCTGCTGCGCTCGGCCGAGCCGGGCTCGCGGCTGGTCGGCATCGCCGCGGCCGTCCCGGGCGTGGTCAACGACGCCACCGGCCTGGTCCGCTTCGCGCCCAACCTGGGCTGGAGCGACGTGTCGTTCTCGCCGCTGCTGGCCAGCCGGATCGGCCTGCGGGTCCCCGTGCGGCTGGGCAACGACGCCGAGCTCGGGGCCCTGGCCGAGCACATCCGCGGCGCCGGCCGCCACAAGTCGCACCTGATCTTCCTCTCGTGCGACGTCGGCGTCGGCGGCGGCGTCATCGTCGAGGGCCTGCCGATGCGCGGGGCGAGCGGGTACGCCGGCGAGGTCGGCCACCAGCGCTTCGACAACGGCGGCGCCCGGTGCCGCTGCGGCAACACCGGCTGCTGGGAGACCGAGATCGGCTCCCACGCCGTCGCCGCGGCGGTCGGCTGCCCCGACGACGAGATCGACCGGCTGCCGGAGTACCTCCAGCCCGGCACCCGCGTCCCCCCGGAGCTGCGCCGCCTGGGCCGCTCCCTCGGCGTCGGCCTCGGCGGCCTGGTCAACGTCTTCAACCCCGAGGTCGTCATCCTCGGCGGCGTGCTGCGCTGGGTCTTCCCGCTGGTGCGCGACGACGTCCTGGACGCCCTCGACGCCTGGGCCCTCGAGGCCCCGGCCCGGGAGGCCCAGATCGTGCTCCCGTGGCTCGGCGGCGACTCGGTCATCGTCGGCGCCGCCGAGCTGGCCTTCACCGACCTGCTCGCCGACCCCGTCGGGGTGCTGGCCCGTGCCGAGGGTGCGCTCTCGACCGTGATGGGCGCCTAG
- a CDS encoding sugar ABC transporter substrate-binding protein encodes MPVVLAAGSLGLALTLTGCGSSSDSGDSGSGGSGAAADAKIGVILPDTESSVRWETADRPALEAAFKDAGVDYDIQNAQGDATQMQKIADSMITSGVTVLAIVNLDNASGAAIEEKAKNQGIATIDYDRLTLGGSASYYVSYDNEKVGELQGEGLQNCLGQDTKANIVYLNGSPDDSNATAFAKGAHTVLDANSNYKVVAEQAVPGWDNTQATKIFEQMYTENNGKIDGVLAANDGLGGSAISILQKNGVAGKVPVTGQDATVQGLQDILAGTQCMTVYKSAKQEAGALADLAIGLAKGDEPKADGSVTDSEGKRDVPAVLLDPVAVTKDNVKAVIDDGGATAADVCKGFEKECTDAGIK; translated from the coding sequence ATGCCTGTAGTTCTCGCCGCCGGGTCCCTCGGGCTCGCGCTCACCCTGACCGGCTGTGGCAGCAGCAGCGACAGCGGTGACAGCGGCAGCGGCGGCAGCGGTGCCGCCGCCGACGCCAAGATCGGCGTCATCCTCCCCGACACCGAGTCCTCGGTGCGCTGGGAGACCGCGGACCGTCCCGCCCTCGAGGCGGCCTTCAAGGACGCCGGCGTGGACTACGACATCCAGAACGCGCAGGGCGACGCCACCCAGATGCAGAAGATCGCCGACTCGATGATCACCAGCGGCGTGACCGTCCTGGCGATCGTCAACCTCGACAACGCGTCCGGTGCGGCCATCGAGGAGAAGGCCAAGAACCAGGGCATCGCCACGATCGACTACGACCGCCTCACCCTCGGCGGCTCCGCGTCGTACTACGTCTCCTACGACAACGAGAAGGTCGGCGAGCTCCAGGGCGAGGGGCTGCAGAACTGCCTCGGCCAGGACACCAAGGCCAACATCGTCTACCTCAACGGCTCGCCCGACGACTCCAACGCGACGGCGTTCGCCAAGGGTGCCCACACGGTCCTCGACGCCAACAGCAACTACAAGGTCGTCGCCGAGCAGGCCGTCCCGGGCTGGGACAACACCCAGGCCACCAAGATCTTCGAGCAGATGTACACCGAGAACAACGGCAAGATCGACGGCGTCCTCGCCGCCAACGACGGTCTCGGCGGCTCGGCGATCTCGATCCTGCAGAAGAACGGTGTCGCCGGCAAGGTCCCGGTGACCGGTCAGGACGCCACCGTCCAGGGCCTGCAGGACATCCTCGCCGGCACCCAGTGCATGACGGTCTACAAGTCCGCCAAGCAGGAGGCCGGCGCGCTGGCCGACCTCGCCATCGGCCTGGCCAAGGGCGACGAGCCCAAGGCCGACGGGTCGGTCACCGACTCCGAGGGCAAGCGCGACGTCCCCGCCGTGCTGCTCGACCCGGTCGCGGTCACCAAGGACAACGTCAAGGCCGTCATCGACGACGGTGGCGCCACGGCCGCCGACGTCTGCAAGGGCTTCGAGAAGGAGTGCACGGACGCCGGGATCAAGTGA
- a CDS encoding ROK family protein — MDAAPAATEDVRRRNTAAVLRLLRDSGPASRADLARLSGLAKATVGTIVGHLQQLGAVAEATASPAAGRGRPSTPVELDGRSHAGLGIEVNVDYVAVTALDLAGRELWFEERPRTSATMPVEQVVALAREQLDRARGQGLAPLGLTVAVPGLIDRAAGRVVQAPNLGWDDVPLAALLTDALGDDPGSAEVAVSVDNDANCAVRAESLRGVAAGTRDLVYLTGTVGLGAGILAEGRVLRGSRGLAGEVGHLRVGTTQPCACGREGCWEALAGQRALVAASGLEVDPGEDPVGYARRLAGLPDAETLLRPVTEAMERGVAALVLGLDPSVVVLGGAFVPLGDVLVPALERSLARGFTGPGVRVALSSLGLHAASVGAALDALDDVYAGRRSLPAR; from the coding sequence GTGGACGCGGCTCCCGCGGCCACCGAGGACGTGCGGCGCCGCAACACCGCCGCGGTGCTGCGGCTGCTGCGCGACTCCGGTCCCGCGAGCCGGGCCGACCTGGCCCGGCTCTCGGGGCTGGCCAAGGCCACGGTCGGCACCATCGTCGGCCACCTGCAGCAGCTGGGCGCGGTGGCCGAGGCCACCGCGTCCCCCGCGGCCGGCCGGGGCCGACCGAGCACCCCGGTCGAGCTCGACGGGCGCTCGCACGCCGGCCTCGGGATCGAGGTGAACGTCGACTACGTCGCCGTCACCGCGCTCGACCTCGCGGGCCGCGAGCTGTGGTTCGAGGAGCGCCCCCGCACCTCGGCCACGATGCCCGTCGAGCAGGTCGTCGCCCTCGCCCGCGAGCAGCTCGACCGGGCGCGCGGGCAGGGGCTGGCTCCGCTGGGCCTGACCGTCGCCGTGCCCGGCCTCATCGACCGGGCCGCCGGCCGGGTCGTGCAGGCACCCAACCTGGGCTGGGACGACGTGCCCCTGGCGGCGCTGCTCACCGACGCGCTCGGGGACGACCCGGGGTCCGCCGAGGTGGCGGTCAGCGTCGACAACGACGCCAACTGCGCCGTGCGCGCCGAGAGCCTGCGCGGCGTCGCCGCCGGCACCCGCGACCTCGTCTACCTGACCGGCACCGTCGGCCTCGGCGCCGGCATCCTGGCCGAGGGCCGGGTGCTGCGCGGCTCCCGCGGGCTGGCCGGCGAGGTCGGCCACCTGCGCGTCGGCACCACCCAGCCGTGCGCCTGCGGCCGCGAGGGCTGCTGGGAGGCCCTGGCCGGGCAGCGGGCCCTGGTCGCCGCGAGCGGGCTGGAGGTCGATCCGGGCGAGGACCCCGTCGGGTACGCCCGCCGCCTCGCCGGCCTCCCCGACGCCGAGACCCTGCTGCGGCCGGTCACCGAGGCCATGGAGCGCGGCGTCGCCGCCCTGGTGCTCGGGCTCGACCCGTCGGTGGTCGTCCTCGGTGGCGCCTTCGTGCCGCTCGGCGACGTGCTCGTCCCCGCGCTCGAGCGCTCCCTGGCCCGCGGCTTCACCGGCCCCGGCGTGCGGGTGGCGCTCAGCAGCCTCGGCCTCCACGCCGCTTCGGTCGGTGCCGCCCTGGACGCGCTCGACGACGTGTACGCCGGGCGGCGGTCGCTGCCGGCGCGCTGA
- a CDS encoding sugar ABC transporter permease, which translates to MTTHSDKTADPGAPGAAGTAPSATGTAPTLAAADFANDKASASLGESFRDYRDRLRGGDMGALPAVLGLVALFIVFSALRPDSFTSALNIANLMTQASAISVLAMGLIPVLLLGDIDLSAGVAGGMAAGFTAVAIDRNGISWPLAVLIGIAVGALVGLAIGLLVSKLGIPSFVVTLAFFLGLQGVILKLIGLGGTVPVRDGVLRGITIKSMPPVAGWIVVVALLALYGGLLFWRQRRLTQKNLQRPPASLVAVKFGGLALVVVVVTVILSQNRSRVPTFQIAGIPYAVFVVGALLIFWTFVFGRTAYGRHMYAVGGNTEAARRAGINVDRLRMSAFVICSSMAAISGIITASYDGKVSPGSGGGNVLLYAVGAAVIGGTSLFGGKGLIRDAVIGGLVIATIDNGLGLLNQAAYINYIITGSVLLLAASVDAVSRRRRSATGT; encoded by the coding sequence ATGACCACCCACTCGGACAAGACCGCGGACCCCGGCGCTCCCGGCGCCGCCGGCACCGCACCCTCCGCCACCGGCACCGCCCCCACCCTCGCGGCCGCCGACTTCGCCAACGACAAGGCCAGCGCGTCGCTGGGGGAGTCCTTCCGCGACTACCGCGACCGCCTCCGCGGCGGCGACATGGGCGCCCTGCCCGCCGTCCTCGGCCTCGTCGCGCTGTTCATCGTGTTCTCCGCGCTGCGCCCCGACTCCTTCACCAGCGCGCTCAACATCGCCAACCTGATGACCCAGGCCTCGGCGATCTCGGTCCTGGCCATGGGCCTGATCCCGGTGCTGCTCCTGGGCGACATCGACCTCTCGGCCGGTGTCGCGGGCGGCATGGCGGCCGGCTTCACGGCCGTGGCCATCGACCGCAACGGCATCTCCTGGCCGCTGGCCGTGCTCATCGGCATCGCCGTGGGCGCCCTGGTCGGCCTCGCGATCGGCCTGCTGGTCTCCAAGCTGGGGATCCCGTCGTTCGTCGTCACGCTGGCCTTCTTCCTCGGCCTGCAGGGCGTCATCCTCAAGCTGATCGGCCTCGGCGGCACCGTCCCGGTGCGCGACGGCGTGCTGCGCGGCATCACCATCAAGTCGATGCCCCCGGTCGCCGGCTGGATCGTCGTGGTGGCGCTGCTCGCGCTCTACGGCGGCCTGCTGTTCTGGCGCCAGCGCCGGCTCACCCAGAAGAACCTGCAGCGTCCTCCGGCCTCGCTGGTGGCGGTCAAGTTCGGCGGGCTCGCCCTGGTCGTCGTCGTGGTGACCGTGATCCTGTCGCAGAACCGCAGCCGCGTGCCCACCTTCCAGATCGCCGGCATCCCCTACGCCGTGTTCGTCGTGGGCGCCCTGCTGATCTTCTGGACCTTCGTGTTCGGGCGCACCGCCTACGGCCGCCACATGTACGCCGTCGGCGGCAACACCGAGGCCGCGCGTCGTGCCGGCATCAACGTCGACCGGCTGCGGATGTCCGCCTTCGTCATCTGCTCCTCGATGGCGGCGATCAGCGGCATCATCACCGCGTCGTACGACGGCAAGGTCTCGCCCGGCTCCGGTGGAGGCAACGTGCTGCTGTACGCCGTGGGCGCGGCGGTCATCGGTGGCACCAGCCTCTTCGGCGGCAAGGGCCTGATCCGCGACGCCGTCATCGGCGGCCTCGTGATCGCCACGATCGACAACGGGCTCGGCCTGCTCAACCAGGCGGCGTACATCAACTACATCATCACCGGCAGCGTGCTGCTGCTCGCCGCCTCCGTCGACGCGGTCTCGCGTCGTCGCCGCTCCGCCACGGGGACGTGA
- the xylB gene encoding xylulokinase: MALVLGVDSSTQSTKALLVDAEDGTVVEQRTARHPEGTAVDPRAWLAAFDEAAGPLLDRAEAVAIGGQQHGSVVLDAEGEPVHDALLWNDMRSAGAAADLVEELGGAQASADLTGTVLNASITIAKLRWMRDHAGDALARAHRVLLPHDYLTWHLAGRPDEATTDRGDASGTGYFSPAQDAWLPELLEQAAGRSLALPRVAEPAEVVGHHGSVAIAPGTGDNMAAALGLGLRPGDAAVSIGTSGVVSMVASGPSADGTGMVAGFADATGRFLPLACTVNAARILDLAARLLGTDHAGLAELALASVPGAHGLTLLPYLDGERTPARPDATGTLHGLTSSTTREDLARAHVEGLLLSLADALAAMDAMSDASPARALLIGGAARNPAVRALAPAVLGVPVALPEPGEYVALGAARQAAWALLGTEAPPQWPVPATELADPSAGPDAGELTAAYARLRERTTDWHA, translated from the coding sequence ATGGCTCTCGTGCTCGGTGTGGACTCCTCGACCCAGTCGACCAAGGCGCTGCTGGTGGATGCCGAGGACGGCACCGTCGTCGAGCAGCGCACGGCCCGCCACCCCGAGGGGACGGCCGTCGACCCGCGGGCCTGGCTGGCGGCGTTCGACGAGGCGGCCGGGCCGCTGCTCGACCGCGCCGAGGCCGTCGCGATCGGGGGCCAGCAGCACGGGTCGGTCGTGCTGGACGCCGAGGGCGAGCCGGTCCACGACGCGCTGCTGTGGAACGACATGCGCAGCGCCGGGGCCGCGGCCGACCTCGTCGAGGAGCTCGGCGGGGCCCAGGCCAGCGCCGACCTGACCGGCACGGTCCTCAACGCCTCGATCACCATCGCCAAGCTCCGCTGGATGCGCGACCACGCGGGCGACGCGCTGGCCCGCGCCCACCGGGTGCTGCTGCCCCACGACTACCTGACCTGGCACCTCGCCGGCCGTCCCGACGAGGCCACCACGGACCGCGGCGACGCGTCGGGCACCGGCTACTTCTCCCCCGCCCAGGACGCCTGGCTGCCCGAGCTGCTCGAGCAGGCCGCCGGCCGCTCGCTCGCGCTGCCCCGGGTCGCGGAGCCGGCGGAGGTCGTCGGCCACCACGGCTCGGTGGCCATCGCCCCCGGCACCGGCGACAACATGGCCGCCGCCCTCGGGCTGGGCCTGCGCCCCGGCGACGCCGCGGTCTCGATCGGCACCTCCGGCGTGGTCTCGATGGTGGCGTCCGGCCCCTCGGCCGACGGCACCGGCATGGTGGCCGGGTTCGCCGACGCGACCGGCCGGTTCCTGCCGCTCGCCTGCACCGTCAACGCCGCGCGCATCCTCGACCTCGCCGCCCGGCTGCTCGGCACCGACCACGCCGGCCTGGCCGAGCTGGCCCTGGCCTCGGTCCCCGGCGCCCACGGCCTGACGCTGCTGCCCTACCTCGACGGCGAGCGCACCCCGGCCCGCCCCGACGCGACCGGCACCCTGCACGGCCTCACCAGCAGCACCACCCGCGAGGACCTCGCCCGGGCCCACGTCGAGGGCCTGCTGCTGAGCCTGGCCGACGCGCTGGCCGCCATGGACGCCATGTCCGACGCCTCCCCCGCCCGCGCACTGCTCATCGGCGGCGCCGCCCGCAACCCGGCGGTCCGGGCGCTGGCCCCCGCCGTGCTCGGCGTGCCCGTGGCGCTGCCCGAGCCCGGCGAGTACGTCGCCCTCGGCGCCGCCCGCCAGGCCGCCTGGGCCCTGCTCGGCACCGAGGCGCCCCCGCAGTGGCCGGTCCCGGCCACCGAGCTGGCCGACCCGTCGGCCGGCCCCGACGCCGGCGAGCTCACCGCGGCGTACGCCCGGCTGCGCGAGCGCACCACCGACTGGCACGCCTGA
- the xylA gene encoding xylose isomerase gives MTYTPVPEDKFSFGLWTVQYPGRDPFGEPTRPAMDPVRAVEKLAEIGAYGVNFHDDDVVPFGSSDAEREKILDAFKKSLTDTGMVVTTATTNLFGHPVFKDGAFTSNLRDVRRFALKKTMRNIDLAAELGAKVYVAWGGREGAESQASKDVMVALDRYKEAFDVLGDYVTEKGYDLRFAIEPKPNEPRGDILLPTIGHALAFIERLERPELVGVNPEIGHEEMAGMNAAAGYAQAMWQGKLYHIDLNGQNGPKYDQDLRFGAGNVRGAFWIVDTLLAGGYDGPVHFDFKTPRTEDDNGVWVSAEACMRNYLILREKAQAFRADPEVQAALEASHLPELSVPTLAEGETWQTLVDAADPDVETIGARGMAFERLDQLALEHLYGIRS, from the coding sequence ATGACCTACACGCCCGTCCCCGAGGACAAGTTCTCCTTCGGCCTCTGGACCGTGCAGTACCCCGGCCGCGACCCGTTCGGCGAGCCCACCCGCCCCGCCATGGACCCCGTGCGCGCGGTCGAGAAGCTGGCCGAGATCGGCGCGTACGGCGTCAACTTCCACGACGACGACGTGGTGCCCTTCGGGTCCTCGGACGCCGAGCGCGAGAAGATCCTCGACGCCTTCAAGAAGTCGCTCACCGACACCGGCATGGTCGTCACGACCGCCACCACCAACCTCTTCGGCCACCCGGTCTTCAAGGACGGCGCCTTCACCTCCAACCTGCGCGACGTGCGCCGGTTCGCGCTGAAGAAGACCATGCGCAACATCGACCTCGCCGCCGAGCTCGGCGCCAAGGTGTACGTCGCGTGGGGCGGCCGCGAGGGCGCCGAGTCGCAGGCCTCCAAGGACGTGATGGTCGCGCTCGACCGCTACAAGGAGGCCTTTGACGTCCTGGGCGACTACGTCACCGAGAAGGGCTACGACCTCCGCTTCGCCATCGAGCCCAAGCCCAACGAGCCCCGCGGCGACATCCTGCTGCCGACGATTGGCCACGCCCTGGCCTTCATCGAGCGCCTCGAGCGGCCCGAGCTGGTCGGCGTGAACCCCGAGATCGGCCACGAGGAGATGGCGGGCATGAACGCCGCCGCCGGTTACGCCCAGGCCATGTGGCAGGGCAAGCTCTACCACATCGACCTCAACGGCCAGAACGGTCCGAAGTACGACCAGGACCTGCGCTTCGGCGCCGGCAACGTGCGTGGCGCCTTCTGGATCGTCGACACCCTGCTCGCCGGCGGGTACGACGGCCCGGTGCACTTCGACTTCAAGACCCCGCGCACCGAGGACGACAACGGCGTGTGGGTCTCGGCCGAGGCCTGCATGCGCAACTACCTGATTCTGCGCGAGAAGGCCCAGGCGTTCCGGGCCGACCCGGAGGTCCAGGCCGCGCTCGAGGCCTCGCACCTGCCCGAGCTGTCGGTGCCGACGCTGGCCGAGGGCGAGACCTGGCAGACCCTGGTCGACGCCGCCGACCCCGACGTCGAGACCATCGGCGCCCGCGGGATGGCCTTCGAGCGCCTCGACCAGCTGGCGCTCGAGCACCTGTACGGCATCCGCTCCTGA